A window of Primulina huaijiensis isolate GDHJ02 chromosome 9, ASM1229523v2, whole genome shotgun sequence contains these coding sequences:
- the LOC140985402 gene encoding transcription factor MUTE-like produces MAHISVERNRRRQMNEHLKVLRSLTPCFYIKRGDQASIIGGVIEFIKELHQVVQSLEAQKQRKRLSPSPGLGPKPLGLSPREVPDGDTNFKEFGASCNSPIVDVEAKISGSNVLLRTISRRIPGQVVRIIHVLENLSFEILQLNISSMEDTVLYSFVIKIGLECQVSVEELTLEVQKSFCPEAAAN; encoded by the exons ATGGCTCACATTTCTGTGGAGAGAAATAGAAGGAGACAAATGAATGAACATCTCAAGGTTTTACGTTCCCTGACTCCTTGTTTCTACATCAAAAGG GGTGATCAAGCATCAATTATAGGTGGAGTGATAGAATTTATCAAAGAACTGCACCAAGTTGTACAATCCTTGGAAGCTCAAAAGCAAAGAAAAAGGCTAAGCCCTAGTCCTGGACTTGGTCCAAAACCTTTGGGGTTGAGTCCTCGTGAAGTACCAGATGGCGACACTAATTTTAAAGAATTCGGGGCTTCTTGCAATTCTCCCATCGTAGATGTCGAGGCCAAGATTTCCGGGTCGAACGTGCTCCTTCGGACAATATCCAGGCGGATCCCTGGTCAAGTCGTGAGGATAATCCATGTCTTGGAGAATCTCTCTTTCGAGATCCTTCAATTGAACATCAGTAGCATGGAAGATACTGTTCTATACTCATTTGTTATCAAG ATTGGATTGGAATGCCAAGTGAGTGTAGAGGAACTAACCCTCGAAGTTCAGAAAAGTTTTTGCCCAGAAGCTGCGGCTAATTGA
- the LOC140984429 gene encoding heavy metal-associated isoprenylated plant protein 32-like — protein sequence MSKEEFLKIQTCVLKVNIHCDGCKQKVKKILQKIDGVYTTNIDSEHGKVTVSGNVDPATLIKKLVKNGKHAEIWGVSKANNNQNQMNNQFKNLQIDSGSKGGHNKGQAPKGGGNNQPKGGLQAQNAQFQQQLQQLQQMQQLKGLQDLKMAPQFMKDLKGANNNKDQNQKSVKFNLPEDEGFSEDDFDDDDYDDDDDDDDFDDEMDDIPVVNNKMKPSVLGNGHGGAQMGNIMMNNIMNGQHPQFMNGGGNNGGNGGENGKKGGGGGNMPVQMNLGGGNQNQGGANGGKKGGNGNNNGGNQNQGGGKGGKNGGGGQNKNGGVGGGGAGAMNVNNSMGHGAKKGGAMNDGPHGMPNMMPVSAGGHVGPLGTNMPMGQMGNHPMGQMNNLAAVQGLPASAMAGGGGAGAGYFPAATPEHMSANPYYQQQLAAMMMNQQRANGNERFQPMMYARPPPAVNYMPPYPPYPYHYAPPPGERTDQYAMFSDENTSSCNVM from the exons ATGAGTAAAGAAGAGTTCTTGAAGATCCAG ACTTGTGTTCTTAAAGTCAATATACACTGTGATGGATGTAAGCAAAAAGTGAAGAAAATCTTGCAGAAGATTGATG GGGTTTACACCACGAACATAGATTCAGAGCATGGGAAGGTCACTGTTTCAGGTAATGTTGACCCAGCCACACTCATCAAGAAGCTCGTCAAGAATGGGAAACATGCTGAGATATGGGGTGTATCAAAGGCCAACAATAATCAAAACCAGATGAATAATCAGTTTAAGAATCTGCAAATTGATAGTGGAAGCAAAGGCGGACATAACAAAGGCCAGGCTCCAAAGGGTGGTGGCAACAACCAGCCAAAAGGTGGTCTTCAGGCGCAAAATGCACAATTTCAGCAACAACTCCAGCAGCTTCAACAGATGCAACAGTTGAAAGGGTTGCAAGATCTGAAAATGGCCCCGCAGTTTATGAAAGATCTGAAAGGGGCCAACAATAACAAGGACCAGAACCAGAAATCTGTGAAGTTCAACTTGCCTGAGGATGAAGGATTTAGTGAGGATGATTTTGACGACGACGATTatgacgacgacgacgacgacgacgattTTGATGATGAAATGGATGATATCCCTGttgttaataataaaatgaaGCCTTCTGTATTGGGTAACGGCCATGGCGGTGCTCAGATGGGTAACATCATGATGAATAATATAATGAACGGTCAGCATCCTCAGTTCATGAACGGTGGTGGTAACAATGGAGGAAATGGAGGTGAAAATGGGAAGaaaggtggtggtggtggtaacATGCCTGTTCAAATGAATCTAGGCGGTGGTAATCAAAATCAAGGTGGGGCTAATGGTGGTAAGAAAGGTGGTAATGGGAACAACAATGGTGGTAACCAAAATCAAGGTGGTGGAAAGGGTGGCAAGAATGGTGGCGGTGGTCAAAATAAAAATGGTGGCGTGGGCGGCGGTGGAGCTGGGGCTATGAATGTCAACAATTCTATGGGTCATGGGGCCAAGAAAGGGGGTGCTATGAATGATGGACCTCATGGCATGCCTAACATGATGCCTGTGAGTGCTGGAGGTCACGTGGGCCCATTGGGGACAAATATGCCGATGGGCCAAATGGGTAATCATCCAATGGGCCAAATGAACAATCTGGCTGCAGTTCAAGGACTGCCGGCCTCGGCCATGGCTGGTGGCGGAGGTGCTGGTGCTGGGTATTTTCCAGCTGCTACCCCGGAGCACATGTCGGCAAACCCCTATTACCAGCAACAACTTGCAGCCATGATGATGAACCAGCAACGGGCCAACGGTAACGAGAGATTTCAGCCGATGATGTATGCCCGTCCTCCCCCTGCTGTTAACTACATGCCGCCGTATCCTCCTTACCCTTACCATTACGCTCCACCTCCCGGCGAGCGAACAGACCAGTACGCAATGTTTAGCGACGAAAACACGTCGAGTTGTAACGTGATGTGA
- the LOC140984710 gene encoding uncharacterized protein: MPEKAANFSLVLRQSPIIHWWLKILTVGVFLGISIVWGIDGLNMSSSLQKDILVLTVNDSENLSQSHEDFSSKNLYQIDLNITHQSSAQEQKHLEPDISSESLILSRNQPNFSSYTPQTSANLSNSMEDKVVSTPLSPRIIPWVSAELEANYSSNLLAKWLAPGGEPCKDSRAVDIKIFNLDGFESFELSTGDIHEFVFQSIDDSGKQLCSGGDYFEIDLSGETWKARPPVKDNGNGTYTFSLQVHPDFSGDYNLTIILLFRHYEGLKSSPPRFVFDRVLRAVPIRFLRSTSQLPEISQCQKKDYMTDVWSGRWTRHARNVSCPISRDGRYRCQEPSFPCQHPWCDGPLGALESNGWIYSSHCSFKLFMSDEAWNCLNQRWIFWWGDSNHCDTIRNILHFILDVQDVPTVPRLFDMNISNPRNPSQMVRFTSIFNGHHNHTGNYQGLNSLINEEYREKLKGYFSEDVVPDTMIMNSGLHDGVYWPNLRNFIKGADYAAAFWAEVMEGVRKRGLVPPEIIYRTTVTTGGYARSMAFNPSKMEAYNGVVLDKLRKYKILDRVIDHFDMTYPWHYDNRCNDGVHYGRAPLKAKWRDGQIGHQYFVDLMLGHVLINALCVA, from the coding sequence ATGCCGGAGAAAGCAGCAAACTTTTCATTAGTTTTGAGGCAAAGCCCCATTATTCATTGGTGGTTAAAGATTTTGACGGTCGGAGTGTTTCTTGGTATCTCGATAGTTTGGGGGATTGATGGCTTGAATATGAGTAGCTCTTTGCAGAAGGATATTCTTGTGTTGACAGTTAACGACTCTGAAAACTTGTCTCAGTCCCATGAAGATTTTAGCTCTAAAAATCTTTATCAGATTGATTTGAACATCACCCACCAAAGTTCAGCACAAGAACAGAAACATCTTGAACCTGATATTTCTTCGGAGTCACTTATTTTGTCAAGAAACCAACCAAATTTCTCTAGTTATACCCCACAAACTTCAGCAAATTTGTCCAATTCCATGGAGGACAAAGTTGTGAGTACCCCCTTATCTCCTAGGATTATACCTTGGGTTTCCGCTGAATTGGAAGCAAATTATTCATCCAATCTTCTTGCTAAGTGGTTAGCTCCAGGGGGTGAGCCATGTAAGGACTCAAGAGCAGTggatattaagatttttaatttGGATGGTTTTGAAAGTTTTGAGTTATCAACTGGAGATATACATGAGTTCGTTTTCCAGTCAATAGATGATTCAGGGAAGCAACTTTGTTCCGGTGGTGATTATTTTGAAATTGACCTCTCTGGTGAAACATGGAAGGCTAGGCCTCCGGTGAAGGATAATGGAAATGGAACATATACATTTTCCCTTCAAGTCCATCCTGATTTTTCAGGGGATTACAATCTAACTATTATCCTATTGTTCAGGCATTATGAAGGATTGAAGTCTTCACCTCCAAGATTTGTATTTGATAGGGTTCTTCGTGCAGTTCCGATCAGATTCCTTAGATCCACGTCCCAGCTGCCAGAAATAAGCCAATGCCAGAAGAAAGATTACATGACGGATGTTTGGTCTGGTCGATGGACTCGACATGCCAGGAACGTTAGCTGCCCAATTAGCAGGGATGGCCGGTATAGATGCCAGGAACCAAGTTTTCCATGCCAGCATCCTTGGTGTGATGGTCCATTGGGAGCATTGGAGAGTAATGGTTGGATATATTCGTCACATTGTTCGTTCAAGTTGTTTATGAGCGATGAAGCATGGAATTGTCTGAACCAACGCTGGATTTTCTGGTGGGGTGACTCGAATCATTGTGACACGATACGTAATATCCTTCACTTCATTTTAGATGTGCAAGATGTCCCTACCGTTCCAAGATTATTTGATATGAATATTTCCAATCCAAGAAATCCATCCCAAATGGTCCGATTCACCAGTATTTTCAACGGTCACCATAACCATACCGGTAACTATCAAGGCTTAAATTCCTTAATCAACGAGGAGTACCGAGAAAAACTGAAGGGGTACTTTTCTGAAGATGTAGTTCCGGACACCATGATCATGAATTCAGGTTTACATGACGGTGTGTATTGGCCTAATCTTAGGAATTTCATCAAGGGGGCCGATTATGCGGCTGCATTTTGGGCTGAGGTAATGGAGGGAGTGCGGAAACGAGGGCTGGTGCCGCCTGAAATTATTTACAGGACAACGGTGACAACTGGTGGATATGCTAGAAGCATGGCATTTAATCCTAGTAAAATGGAGGCTTACAATGGGGTGGTATTGGATAAGTTAAGgaaatataaaattcttgatCGAGTAATCGACCATTTTGACATGACGTACCCGTGGCACTACGACAACCGGTGCAATGATGGGGTGCACTACGGGCGTGCCCCGTTGAAAGCGAAATGGAGGGATGGCCAGATTGGCCACCAATACTTTGTCGACCTCATGCTCGGTCATGTGCTGATCAACGCTCTTTGCGTCGCGTAA